In Frondihabitans sp. PAMC 28766, a genomic segment contains:
- the folE gene encoding GTP cyclohydrolase I: protein MSSELHTGPTGAAITAAAPREFDRPRIEAAVLEILSAIGDDPTRAGLADTPRRVADAYEEFFAGLQVDVPAMLGGSVVAASQGELGELVIVRDIEFRSVCEHHLLPFLGVAHVAYVPGSQIVGLGKIPGLVDALASRPQLQERLGEEIADALLAGVGAAGVLVVLDAVHGCVTSRGSRQTHSSTVTIASRGVLADPAGRAEAIALIGSPPAGAVATGASAGSASGGGASAGTAVSSRGAGRA, encoded by the coding sequence ATGAGCAGCGAGTTGCACACTGGCCCGACGGGCGCGGCCATCACGGCGGCGGCGCCCCGCGAGTTCGACCGGCCGCGCATCGAGGCGGCCGTGCTCGAGATCCTGTCGGCCATCGGCGACGACCCGACGCGGGCCGGGCTCGCCGACACCCCGCGCCGCGTGGCCGACGCCTACGAAGAGTTCTTCGCCGGCCTCCAGGTCGACGTGCCCGCGATGCTCGGCGGCAGTGTCGTCGCCGCGTCGCAGGGCGAGTTGGGCGAGCTGGTGATCGTGCGCGACATCGAGTTCCGGTCGGTGTGCGAGCACCACCTGCTGCCCTTCCTGGGCGTGGCGCACGTCGCCTACGTGCCCGGGTCGCAGATCGTGGGGCTGGGCAAGATCCCGGGCCTCGTCGACGCGCTGGCCTCGCGACCGCAGCTGCAGGAGCGCCTCGGCGAAGAGATCGCCGACGCTTTGCTCGCGGGTGTCGGGGCGGCGGGCGTGCTCGTCGTGCTCGACGCCGTGCACGGCTGCGTGACTTCGCGCGGGTCGCGCCAGACCCACAGCTCGACGGTGACGATCGCGTCGCGCGGCGTGCTCGCCGATCCTGCCGGTCGTGCGGAGGCCATCGCGCTGATCGGGTCGCCGCCAGCCGGCGCTGTCGCGACCGGCGCATCGGCCGGCAGTGCCTCCGGCGGCGGCGCCTCCGCCGGCACCGCAGTGTCGTCGCGAGGCGCGGGCCGCGCGTGA
- a CDS encoding FAD-binding protein, producing the protein MTFTAEREQNWAGTYVYGASRILNPTSIAELQEIVAREPKIRALGTRHSFNEVADGPGVLVTTTGIPTDLVIADDRKSVTFGGGTRYGEVALALEEAGLALHNMGSLPHISVAGATATGTHGSGARNGSLATAVRALEFVGADGSLRTVRRGDPEFDGSVIHLGALGVVTRVTLDVEPSYRVRQDVYLGVPWSELAGGGIRALMELGYSTSAFTTYADDITQVWVKSRVPEGQADIEVPDEVFGAKHHPDRVAFVSEDDNTTPMDGSVGSWATRLPHFRLDRTPSNGDEIQAEYFVALDEGAEAVAAVRTLADRIQPHLLVTELRAIRADDYWLSETQGRDSLAIHFTFNKHPAEVAALLPQIEGVLAPFTPRPHWGKVSSLSPAEVESRYPRLAEFRALAEQHDPEHKFGGGFVDSRVLGRA; encoded by the coding sequence ATGACGTTCACCGCCGAACGCGAACAGAACTGGGCCGGCACCTACGTGTACGGCGCATCGCGAATCCTCAACCCCACCAGCATCGCCGAGCTGCAAGAGATCGTCGCGCGCGAGCCGAAGATCCGTGCTCTCGGCACGCGTCACTCGTTCAACGAGGTGGCCGACGGCCCGGGTGTGCTCGTCACGACGACCGGCATCCCGACCGACCTCGTGATCGCCGACGACCGCAAGTCGGTGACGTTCGGCGGCGGCACGCGCTACGGCGAGGTCGCTCTCGCTCTCGAAGAGGCGGGGCTGGCCCTCCACAACATGGGGTCGCTGCCGCACATCTCGGTGGCCGGCGCGACTGCGACCGGCACCCACGGCTCGGGCGCTCGCAACGGCTCGCTCGCGACGGCCGTGCGAGCGCTCGAATTCGTGGGAGCCGACGGCTCGCTGCGCACCGTGCGCCGCGGTGATCCTGAGTTCGACGGCAGCGTCATCCACCTCGGCGCCCTCGGCGTGGTCACCCGCGTGACCCTCGACGTCGAGCCGAGCTACCGCGTGCGCCAAGACGTCTATCTCGGGGTGCCGTGGTCGGAGCTCGCGGGCGGCGGCATCCGCGCGCTGATGGAGCTCGGCTACAGCACCTCGGCCTTCACCACGTACGCCGACGACATCACGCAGGTGTGGGTGAAGTCGAGAGTCCCCGAGGGCCAGGCCGACATCGAGGTGCCCGACGAGGTCTTCGGGGCGAAGCACCACCCCGACCGAGTCGCCTTCGTCAGCGAAGACGACAACACGACGCCGATGGACGGCTCCGTCGGCTCCTGGGCCACGCGACTGCCCCATTTCCGGCTCGACCGGACTCCGTCGAACGGCGACGAGATCCAGGCCGAGTACTTCGTCGCACTCGACGAGGGCGCCGAGGCCGTGGCCGCCGTGCGCACCCTCGCCGACCGGATCCAGCCGCACCTGCTCGTCACCGAGCTGCGAGCGATCCGGGCCGACGACTACTGGCTGAGTGAGACGCAGGGTCGCGACTCGCTCGCGATCCACTTCACCTTCAACAAGCACCCCGCCGAGGTCGCGGCGCTGCTGCCGCAGATCGAAGGTGTGCTCGCACCGTTCACGCCGCGGCCGCACTGGGGCAAGGTGTCGTCGCTGTCTCCGGCCGAGGTCGAGTCGCGCTACCCGCGTCTGGCCGAGTTCCGGGCGCTCGCCGAGCAGCACGACCCCGAGCACAAGTTCGGCGGCGGGTTCGTCGACTCGAGGGTGCTGGGTCGGGCCTAG
- a CDS encoding NAD(P)-dependent oxidoreductase: MKVAVLGLGIMGQGVARTLLRDGFDVTVWNRSSEKAAPFADEGATVAESPAAAVADADVILSIVFDADSVIDVLDAAEGHVPDGAVWVQSSTIGLEGTGRVVETAAKHGIPLIEAMMLGTKTPAETGKLVMLAAGEKALIEKAQPVLDSMGQKTVVAGPTVGNGTALKLAANAWIATITAGTAQSLAVTKALGLDPDLFLQAIDGGASDSPYAHQKGANMIKGDYPASFALDGLRKDVGLIADASRANGVDTTLIDALGKVYAAASDKGHGDDDISSVYTGFGD; this comes from the coding sequence ATGAAGGTGGCAGTGCTGGGCTTGGGGATCATGGGCCAGGGAGTGGCGCGCACGCTGCTGCGCGACGGCTTCGACGTGACGGTCTGGAACCGCTCGAGCGAGAAGGCCGCCCCCTTCGCTGACGAGGGCGCCACCGTTGCCGAGAGCCCGGCAGCGGCCGTGGCCGACGCCGACGTGATCCTGTCGATCGTGTTCGACGCCGACTCCGTGATCGATGTGCTCGACGCGGCCGAAGGGCACGTGCCCGACGGCGCTGTCTGGGTGCAGTCGAGCACGATCGGGCTCGAGGGCACCGGCCGCGTGGTGGAGACCGCCGCGAAGCACGGCATCCCCCTCATCGAGGCGATGATGCTGGGTACCAAGACTCCGGCCGAGACCGGCAAGCTCGTGATGCTGGCCGCCGGGGAAAAGGCCCTGATCGAGAAGGCTCAGCCCGTGCTCGACTCGATGGGGCAGAAGACCGTCGTGGCCGGCCCGACGGTCGGCAACGGCACAGCGCTCAAGCTGGCCGCAAACGCCTGGATCGCCACCATCACGGCCGGCACCGCCCAGTCACTGGCCGTGACGAAGGCTCTCGGCCTCGATCCCGACCTCTTCTTGCAGGCGATTGACGGCGGGGCCTCCGACTCGCCATACGCGCATCAGAAGGGCGCGAACATGATCAAGGGCGACTACCCGGCATCGTTCGCGCTCGACGGGCTGCGCAAGGACGTCGGGCTGATCGCCGACGCGTCGCGAGCGAACGGTGTCGACACCACGCTCATCGACGCTCTTGGCAAGGTCTATGCGGCCGCGTCCGACAAGGGGCACGGCGACGACGACATCTCGTCGGTCTACACCGGCTTCGGCGACTGA
- a CDS encoding helix-turn-helix domain-containing protein gives MKLSGRVENAQDLGRMLQQGRLLSGMTQRQIAEQLGVSQRYVWELESGKPSLIMTRLFEMMRATGVELTAEVDDHTGDA, from the coding sequence ATGAAACTGTCCGGACGCGTCGAGAACGCGCAAGATCTGGGTCGGATGCTGCAGCAGGGCCGGCTGCTCTCGGGGATGACGCAACGTCAGATCGCTGAGCAACTGGGGGTGAGCCAGCGCTACGTGTGGGAGCTCGAGTCGGGCAAGCCCTCTCTCATCATGACGCGCCTCTTCGAGATGATGCGAGCCACCGGCGTCGAGCTGACGGCCGAGGTCGACGACCACACAGGCGACGCCTGA
- a CDS encoding type II toxin-antitoxin system HipA family toxin, whose translation MADLTVELYGTIVGELVGTSPRTFDFRSASTALETFGLGSTVLSEAVPFDVVPNRGRAAHRRNFFTELLPEDNLRTYLARQAGLSEADTIGLLSHYGRDVAGALQVWDPDNPGEPRTPFANPIDDDTIADLLRDARTYPLGNSVETGKSLINGVQTKIVLVREDDRWKRPEDGFPSTHILKPRLDDTSTIVFDEEYGSRLARLLGLATHATWIDRFDDVDTLVVERYDRSASSPDGRIHQEDMNQVLGASGPEKYQKLGGRVSSRRIAHVLRTVTDADSLLRFARLTVLAAAVGDLDLHAKNVSLLHPFEAPRSLAPAYDVVPMAHLDNDHEMALAVNGVYSHAAITIDDLISETEGWGLRDARAVVLDSVAEIRSLARVEAPLAGSWSGLQEDIASFTENLLAGRAIGGSRQFGAGA comes from the coding sequence ATGGCCGACCTCACGGTCGAGCTCTACGGCACCATCGTCGGTGAACTCGTCGGCACCAGCCCCCGCACCTTCGATTTCCGGTCAGCATCCACGGCGCTTGAGACCTTCGGCCTCGGGTCGACGGTCCTCTCCGAAGCAGTGCCCTTCGACGTCGTGCCCAACCGCGGCCGAGCGGCCCACCGCCGCAACTTCTTCACCGAACTCCTGCCCGAAGACAATCTCCGCACTTACCTCGCCCGGCAGGCCGGTTTGAGCGAAGCGGACACGATCGGCCTTCTGTCGCACTACGGTCGCGACGTCGCCGGCGCCCTCCAAGTCTGGGACCCCGACAACCCGGGCGAACCTCGGACTCCGTTCGCGAACCCGATCGACGACGACACCATCGCCGACCTCCTTCGAGACGCTCGAACGTACCCCCTAGGCAACAGCGTCGAAACGGGCAAGTCGCTCATCAACGGCGTCCAGACGAAGATCGTGCTCGTCCGCGAAGACGATCGATGGAAGCGCCCCGAAGACGGCTTCCCGTCGACTCACATCCTCAAGCCTCGACTCGACGACACCTCGACCATCGTGTTCGACGAGGAGTACGGTTCCCGACTCGCACGCCTGCTCGGTCTTGCGACGCATGCGACGTGGATCGATCGATTCGACGACGTCGACACCCTGGTCGTCGAGCGATACGACCGCTCCGCGTCCAGCCCGGACGGCCGCATCCATCAGGAGGACATGAACCAGGTCCTGGGCGCCAGCGGCCCGGAAAAATACCAGAAGCTCGGCGGCCGGGTCTCTTCGCGCCGGATCGCGCATGTGCTCCGCACGGTCACCGACGCTGATTCTCTCCTGCGATTCGCGCGCCTCACGGTCCTCGCCGCCGCTGTCGGCGATCTTGATCTGCACGCCAAGAACGTCTCGCTGCTGCACCCCTTCGAGGCGCCGCGAAGCCTCGCCCCCGCCTATGACGTCGTCCCCATGGCCCACCTCGACAACGACCACGAGATGGCGCTCGCCGTCAACGGCGTCTACTCGCACGCGGCAATCACCATCGATGATCTGATCTCCGAGACAGAGGGGTGGGGGCTCCGTGACGCCCGGGCGGTCGTGCTCGACTCAGTCGCCGAGATCAGAAGCCTCGCGCGGGTCGAGGCACCCCTGGCGGGCTCCTGGTCTGGCCTCCAGGAGGACATCGCGTCCTTTACAGAGAACCTGCTTGCCGGTCGCGCCATCGGTGGCAGCCGGCAGTTCGGGGCCGGCGCTTAG
- a CDS encoding GNAT family N-acetyltransferase: MNAVPPPEPAPFAPVSVWTTPDSELARPLIDDLARDYDERYEPNDGIPSSAELSRYPSELFDPSLGGAFVVLHVDGEAVAGGAFMRETDTVAEMKRVWTHPDHRRQGLARRVMNELEAEALARGYATAHLTTGARQPEAVGLYLALGYEPLFDLDGDLEAISYLRFAKALRG, translated from the coding sequence GTGAACGCCGTACCACCGCCTGAGCCCGCGCCCTTCGCGCCCGTGTCGGTCTGGACGACGCCCGACTCCGAGCTGGCGCGACCCCTGATCGACGATCTCGCGCGCGACTACGACGAGCGCTACGAGCCGAACGACGGCATTCCGTCGTCGGCCGAGCTGTCGCGCTACCCGTCCGAGCTCTTCGACCCGTCGCTCGGCGGCGCCTTCGTCGTGCTGCACGTCGACGGCGAGGCCGTGGCCGGCGGCGCCTTCATGCGCGAGACCGACACGGTCGCCGAGATGAAGCGCGTCTGGACGCACCCGGATCACCGGCGCCAGGGCCTCGCGCGCCGGGTGATGAACGAGCTCGAAGCCGAGGCCCTCGCCCGCGGCTACGCGACGGCCCACCTGACGACGGGTGCCCGTCAGCCCGAGGCCGTCGGGCTCTACCTCGCGCTCGGCTACGAGCCGCTCTTCGACCTCGACGGCGACCTCGAGGCGATCAGCTACCTGCGTTTCGCGAAGGCGCTGCGCGGCTAA